In the Thermodesulfobacteriota bacterium genome, GGGATTATCTGCCTGACCGACGCAAACCGCCAACGCCTCCGTGCTGAGCGCGCCAAGGACTGCTCCCTCTTCTGACTCTCCCAGCCGTCGATCTCCGCCGACCGACAGCCGCGCCAGACCTCCCGCCCCTTCCCAACCAGCCTCCGCTCCCGGACAGAGGCACACCTCCCACCAGTCCCGGCACTGCAAGGGCTGCATGTCCTCCCTACCGGCTCGTCGCGCTACCCGGTTATCGAATATCCAGAGCCGCCGGCAAAGCCATTGACGCTGTTCGGGGGCTGTGGTAAGCATAGCGACTTCACTTTCGTCCCTCCTTGCTCTCGTCGCGCATTCGGGAAGCGAGGGCCTTTTCCACGTCCACAAGGAGGAAGCCATGCGCAGGTACGAAACCATTCTTATCGCCAGGCCCAGCATCGGCGAGGAGCCCCTTACCGGGCTCCAGGAGCGGGTCGCCGGCATCATCGGCGCCGTCTCCGGCGAGGTGCTCAAGGCCGAGCGCTGGGGTCTCAAGAAGCTCGCCTACCCCATCCGGAAGCAGAGCCAGGGGATCTACGTCTATACCCAGTACACTGGCCAGCCCGAAACCGTGGCGGAGATCGAGCGCATCCTCAAGATCGACGACCAGGTGCTCAAGTTCCTCACCGTCAAGCTCCAGGACCGCTATGTGCCGGATCCGCCGGCGCCCGAGGTCGAGGCCCCGGCCGAGACCGAGGCCGGCACCGAGGCCGAGGCAGCAGGCCAGGAGAGTGTCACGGCCGAGGCTTAAGCGCCCGCCGCCCCCGGGGCGGCCCGTCGTCCGGAAGCCCACCGGCGCCCGGTGCGGCAGGAGTCGATCCGCCGCCCGTCCTGGCGCCCATCCTTGAGGAACACGCAAGAGGAGCCCGTCATGGCCAAGAAGTTCTTCGGACGCCGCAAGGTCTGCCGTTTCTGTGCCGACAAGACCTTGCAGATCGATTACAAGGACCCCAAGTCCCTGCGCCATTTTGTCACCGAGCGGGGCAAGATCATTCCCCGCCGCATCTACGGCAACTGCGCCAAGCACCAGCGGCAGGTCACCGAGGCGATCAAGCGGGCACGCCAGATCGCCCTTCTGCCGTACGCCGGCCTTTTCCAGCCCTAAGCTGGCCGCAGGCCCTGGCCCATGGCCCTGGTTAATGACCAACCCACGGCGCGCTGGGGTCTGGGCCTGGGTACCGGTGTAGCGGCCGCCTGTCTGCTCCTGCCGGTCCTGGTGCCCGGGGGCTCGGGACTGTTATCCCCCTTGCTGCCGCTGCCGGTGCTCTTTTTTCTGGCCCGGCGGGGCCGGCAGCTGGGCGGGGCGATCGTGCGCAACGCCGTGCTCGTGGCCCTGGGGGTGGGGGCGCTCCTGGGCAGCCTGGCCGAGCTGGCGGTGTCCTTTCTGTTCCTGCCCCTGGGGATGCTTCTGTACCAGGCGGGACAGGCCGGGCGATCGGTATCCCGGACCCTGTTCGAAGGTGCGCTGCTCCTGGCGGTGCTCTGGCTCGCCATGGCAGGGGTTTTCGCAGCAGCCACCGGCCAGAACCCGTACATAAGGCTCCTGGAGGTGGTCGATCAGGAGCTGGAGGCCGGTTACACCGCCTTCACCGAGGCTGGCGAGCTGCCGCCGGAAATGGTCGCCGCCATGGCCCAGGCCCGGGATCGCCTGCAGGTTGTGCTGCCGCGCCTCCTGCCGGCGATTCTCGCTGCCAGCCTGCTGGTGACGGTATTCGCCAACCTGGTGCTGGGCAACTGGCTCCTGGGCCGGGGCCAGCCAGCCGGCGCACCCTGGCCGCCGTTCACCCGCTGGCGGCTGCCGGAAGGGCTGATCTGGCTGCTCATCGCCGGCGGCAGCCTCGTGATTCTGCCCCATCCGGAGCTGGCGACGGTGGGGCACAACCTGTTGGTCGTGACCGGGGTGCTGTATTTTCTCCAGGGGCTGGCGGTTGCCGGCTTCCTGCTGGGCCGCTGGCGGCTGCCCCGGCCGGTCAAGATCGTTATCTATCTGGTCCTGCTCGTCGAGGCCTACGGCATGCTCCTCTTTGCCGCCCTGGGCGTCATCGATGTCTGGGCTGACTTCCGCAACCGGAGCCGACCGGACCAGCCGGCCTTCTGACGGCCCTGGTCCTGGCCTTTGAGCGTCTTACCGCACGAGAGGGAATGTCATGGAGCTGATCCTGAAGGAAACCATCGATACCCTGGGCGAGGAGGGCGATATCGTCCGCGTCAAGCCTGGCTACGCCCGCAATTATCTCCTGCCCCGGAACAAGGCGGTGGCGGCCACCCCATCCAACATGGCCGTCCTCAAGCAAGAAAAGGCCGCCATCGAGGCCCGCAAGAAGCGCCTGCGCACCGAGGCCGAGGATCTGGCCAAGGCCCTGG is a window encoding:
- the rpsF gene encoding 30S ribosomal protein S6, producing MRRYETILIARPSIGEEPLTGLQERVAGIIGAVSGEVLKAERWGLKKLAYPIRKQSQGIYVYTQYTGQPETVAEIERILKIDDQVLKFLTVKLQDRYVPDPPAPEVEAPAETEAGTEAEAAGQESVTAEA
- the rpsR gene encoding 30S ribosomal protein S18, with amino-acid sequence MAKKFFGRRKVCRFCADKTLQIDYKDPKSLRHFVTERGKIIPRRIYGNCAKHQRQVTEAIKRARQIALLPYAGLFQP
- a CDS encoding DUF2232 domain-containing protein, giving the protein MALVNDQPTARWGLGLGTGVAAACLLLPVLVPGGSGLLSPLLPLPVLFFLARRGRQLGGAIVRNAVLVALGVGALLGSLAELAVSFLFLPLGMLLYQAGQAGRSVSRTLFEGALLLAVLWLAMAGVFAAATGQNPYIRLLEVVDQELEAGYTAFTEAGELPPEMVAAMAQARDRLQVVLPRLLPAILAASLLVTVFANLVLGNWLLGRGQPAGAPWPPFTRWRLPEGLIWLLIAGGSLVILPHPELATVGHNLLVVTGVLYFLQGLAVAGFLLGRWRLPRPVKIVIYLVLLVEAYGMLLFAALGVIDVWADFRNRSRPDQPAF